The genomic stretch AGTGGATCTGCCACCTGATGGGACTCGATTACCTTACCGGACTCCACCAACTCAACCTGTTGCCCGGAGATACGCAACAAGGTCTTGCAGGGCAAACCAATAATGGAGTAACGCCCCCACTTCTCACCGCCCTGCACCGATTCAAACAGATAGGAATAAGGCCCAGCCGCCAACTTCAGATAGATACTGAGCGGGGTATCCAGATCAGCCGACACCTCTCGCATCACCGGGATGCGATTATAATCCTGCTTTGCCAGTTGTTTAAAAGATTCCGGGGTCATTGATATTACCCTTCCAATACTTCACCTAATTGGGCGAGTGAATCAATCACCAGGTCTGGATTCTCATCCCGAATGTCATTGCCATGATTATAACCGTAAGGCATACATACAATCTGAAAACCTGCCGCCCGTGCCGCCTTCACATCACTAACGGAATCACCCACCATCAAACAATCGGTGGGTTCCACTCTGAAATAACGTGCCGCATGAATCAAGGGTGCCGGATCCGGTTTTTTCTTGTCTAGCGTATCGCCACAAACCACCAGCGCAAAGTAATCATAGATGTTCTTTTCCTTTAATAATGGAATGGTAAACTGCTCGGCCTTATTGGTAATACAGCCTAAGTGGTAATCATTATCCTTGAGGAAATTCAGACCCTCGATAACACCCGGATACAAGGTACTGCGTTGACTGGTGTTTTCTGCATAGAGCTCCAGAAAGATCGGATAGGCCTGATCAAGCAGCGCCTTATCCGAATCACCATCCAGCGTCCCGGTCAGGGCACGTTGAACCAATCGTTCGACACCATTACCCACCCAGTTACGCACCTCATCTTCACCACAAACGGGTCTATCCAGACGCTTCATCATCTCATCAATGCAATAGGTGAGATCAGGTACGCTATCAATCAGCGTACCATCCAGGTCGATTAATACTAAATCAGGTTTTTTTATCATCGTTCAGTCAAGCCCTATACCGCTGCCTTTGCCAACTCACTGCGCATCGCACCGACCACAGTATCATAGACATTCTTATCATCACTATTAGCCGCACCAAAGATGGCAGAACCAGCAACAAACATATCCGCACCCGCTTCAGCGATCTCACGGATGTTATCCACCTTCACACCACCATCAACCTCAAGGCGAATATCACGACCACTGGCAGCAATAATCTTGCGTGCCTCACGCAGCTTATCCAACGTTGCCGGAATAAAGCTCTGACCACCAAAGCCTGGATTCACTGACATCAACAACACCAGATCCACCTTATCAATCACATAACGCAAATGATCCAGTGAGGTAGCGGGGTTAAATACCAGACCGGACTTACAACCCTCATTTTGAATCAGTTGCAGGCTACGATCGACATGTTCAGAGGCCTCAGGGTGAAAGGTGATATAACTAGCACCGGCAGCAGCAAAATCCGGGATGATTCGATCCACCGGTTTCACCATTAAATGAACATCAATTTCGGCAGTAACACCGTGTTTACGCAGGGCATCACAGACCAAAGGACCAATGGTCAGATTAGGCACATAATGATTATCCATTACATCAAAATGGACAATATCCGCACCTGCGGCCAGGACATTATCCACCTCTTCGCCCAAACGCGCGAAGTCCGCCGAAAGAATTGATGGCGCAATCTTGAAATCTGGCATAATCTAAAATCTCCAATTGATAAAATACAAGGCCGTTTGGCAAAGAGGGCAACTTTACCGCATTTTGCCTGTATTTTCAGCATTCACCTAATAATTTAATCAATACCCTGTTCATTACCGGCTAATAGAGAGACATAATGAAAGCTCATCACCTTCTGGCATTTATTGCATTATTATCAATCGTCCCAGCCAGTTACGCATCAGATCTCGAAAAAGAAAAACGCTGGTCAGAACAAATCACTAATGCCATCCTGGTTGGTGAAGCTCAATGGCTTGAGGATCAACAGGGTAAATTTCTGACCATTTATAGTGAATCCAATCGCAGCCACGTCAAAGGAGCTGTCATTATCCTGCACGGTATGGGTGCCCACCCTGACTGGCAAGATGTCATCTACCCGTTACGCACCCGACTACCGGATGCAGGCTGGGCCACACTGTCCATACAAATGCCGATCCTGCCAAATAGTGCCAATCAAACAGAATACTTACCCTTATTTGATGAAGTTCAACCACGCATACAAGCCGCCATCAACTTTCTGGAACAACAAAAACAGGGCCCGATTATCCTGCTGGGTCATAGTCTGGGGGCAACAATGGGGGCGCATTATCTTGCCAACACCCCAAAAAACAAGATTCAGGCCTTTATCGCTATCGGTATGAGTAGTAGCGATACAGATCCTAAATTCAATAATGCAGAGCACCTGGCAAAGATCAACATCGCCATACTGGATCTCTACGGCAGCCAGGATCTTGATGGCGTATTAGACTCCGCTAAAAAACGCAAAAGTGCCGCCAAAAAAGGGGCTAACAGAGCATACAGACAAATAAAGGTTGAAGGAGCCGATCATATGTTCAATGGTCTGGATGATGAATTATTACAGATTACAGGTAGTTGGCTACACAAGGTCATACGCAACCAGCGATAACCCGCACAAACACTACGTTAACCCTTCTTGCCATATGATAAATCTACCTCTATAACTATGGGACATCTCTATTAATTGCTTATGTCCTCTGTCCTAAAGAGATCCCGTTTACGTCCGCTACAGTACACAGCAGACAGGTGATAAATAAGGAAAACGTTATGGCGCAAAGCCCCAACCCGAACATTGGTGACTGGTACACGACTCTGGATAAAGAAGCCTTCGAGATTGTGGCTGTTGATAATGATGATGACACCATTGAGATACAATATTTCGATGGCACCGTTGCCGAATGGGATCTGGAGACATGGATGGAAATGGAAATATCAACCTCCGCACCACCAGAGGACTGGTCAGGTTCACTGGACATCGCACGAGAAGACTACGGCGTTGATCTTGAACGACACTGTGCTGATTCACAGGATGTACTAAGTATTATTGACAGGGAACTCTAACCCCCCCCAATGAATCCCTTATTGACTCACGGGTAAAAACCATTAAACATTGCTTATTATTGGACGCTACTCTTAACAAGAGACCGCATAAATAAGGAGCAATGAATATGAACATTATTTTTGACATGTGTAGTTATCAAACTGTGGTCCCGGCAGATGAATCACAAATGCCAAGATCCCCTTATGAAAAACTGGAAGCAGATATTCGTCTACAGTGCGTTGAAGCAGAGACGAATGACAACACCTTAGTAACGACAAACATTTATGCAGAAGGCATTGATCATTTTCTACAGCGCATGTAATCTCCAACAAACCATTAAGACAAAGGCAATGTGAACCAATTATTCACATTGCCTT from Gammaproteobacteria bacterium encodes the following:
- a CDS encoding phosphoglycolate phosphatase gives rise to the protein MIKKPDLVLIDLDGTLIDSVPDLTYCIDEMMKRLDRPVCGEDEVRNWVGNGVERLVQRALTGTLDGDSDKALLDQAYPIFLELYAENTSQRSTLYPGVIEGLNFLKDNDYHLGCITNKAEQFTIPLLKEKNIYDYFALVVCGDTLDKKKPDPAPLIHAARYFRVEPTDCLMVGDSVSDVKAARAAGFQIVCMPYGYNHGNDIRDENPDLVIDSLAQLGEVLEG
- the rpe gene encoding ribulose-phosphate 3-epimerase yields the protein MPDFKIAPSILSADFARLGEEVDNVLAAGADIVHFDVMDNHYVPNLTIGPLVCDALRKHGVTAEIDVHLMVKPVDRIIPDFAAAGASYITFHPEASEHVDRSLQLIQNEGCKSGLVFNPATSLDHLRYVIDKVDLVLLMSVNPGFGGQSFIPATLDKLREARKIIAASGRDIRLEVDGGVKVDNIREIAEAGADMFVAGSAIFGAANSDDKNVYDTVVGAMRSELAKAAV
- a CDS encoding alpha/beta fold hydrolase, whose amino-acid sequence is MKAHHLLAFIALLSIVPASYASDLEKEKRWSEQITNAILVGEAQWLEDQQGKFLTIYSESNRSHVKGAVIILHGMGAHPDWQDVIYPLRTRLPDAGWATLSIQMPILPNSANQTEYLPLFDEVQPRIQAAINFLEQQKQGPIILLGHSLGATMGAHYLANTPKNKIQAFIAIGMSSSDTDPKFNNAEHLAKINIAILDLYGSQDLDGVLDSAKKRKSAAKKGANRAYRQIKVEGADHMFNGLDDELLQITGSWLHKVIRNQR